The sequence below is a genomic window from Brassica napus cultivar Da-Ae unplaced genomic scaffold, Da-Ae ScsIHWf_1407;HRSCAF=1989, whole genome shotgun sequence.
cctggacgaaattatgtatccctaatctatatgtgttgtaaactctctcattaatcaaaaaaatggagttttgagcctctctctctattctctcactaaaatctcttaatctctttaatcttctcatctgattatccctgattagttgaatcatgctctaatacacaaaagtgtatagtaggctgagtaagaacactctcccacaactctcttcctaccctttcctatgttgatagaagctttggatagcattctgcacctcctcctcttccggaagccctcactcctactcccggttagcctccatgagccctcactcctactcatggttagcttctggaagctctcactcctactcccagttggcttccatgagctctcactcctactcatggttagcctctcatcatctctcatcaTCTCATactcccttcttataagcacacagatctctttCATTTcaggaagctgttcccctcttagaaccatctccaccagccacccatatgatgactccatgctcgccaagagcttcaagaccatttcttgctcttgtgtagcatccccatccacatgggatctcaacccttgtagttcaacccacaagtgttgtagcttcctcacatggttattgaactcttctcttccttgtttaactccactgatcaccttcttgacttcatacactctcctaagattgatcttgttctcataaacatcttcaatcttctcaagcagtgtactttcttcaagactaaagcaatttccacttgtttctcttgctgtctgatctttctcagcagctttacccttcaaagactcttccttctcatggtttctcctaactccacaccttttcagagttgttttcatttgtgagaaccacccccactcattccctctctctttcttctcttcacgccttgttgtaccagattgaagcagctccattttctttagcctaaatcttccctcaaatgcttctaatctcacacgcccAGAtcaaccacaagctagacccctcttctgaccttgtcaaacacctaaagggactcccttgaagctgactctcaaaaagaaacaccaacagacacaaacttgagtttcaaaggatctagctcttgaaaactctcaagaactctcaagaacactcaagaacactcaagaacatttagaaaaacgaaatcactctctccttttaaagtaacctggctctgataccatattagattttgtgatttaaagagtgattaagtctaatctgagaattaaagagattggagatgaAGAACAAGACAGAGACtgaagagagagactcaaaactccattaattaattatgagagagtttacatcaGATATATACTAAAGGAAGAAGCATTTTCGAAATCCATCTAAGaggataagataagcatgtgtagtcaaagaccAGGCTGTTAATCCCATGGCTGAGATTGCTCACATGCTTCTAATAGTGCTAAAGCactcttctcctttccagctagtgacagcctgtccaagtcTCCTCTCTTATCCCTTCCCATACTCAGATCAAGTGTAGACAACCTAAGGTAACTCCTCCTTGCCATCCGAGTTACCCTGGTTACTATGGTAACTTCTTTAGTTACCatagtaacaataaagttactgtggtaactctccaaagttactgtctgctccaaatctcttcctctctcaatatatcaactctttattctctcatctcaacaaagtgttggagaatcaccaggaagatgaataaatctcataggagttggaatgaagtagttatcccactttctaatcaggtgattccagtttcccagtttgggaataggacagcttcttcgtcgttccaatcaaaccaggatgaactttgtaagaagcttgatttggatacataaagggttggagaaacaccaggaagttgaataaatctcataggagttgggatgaagaagttatcccactttcaaatcaggtgattccagttttccagtttgcgaataggacagcttcttcgtcgttccaatcaaaccatgatgagtcactttgtaagaagcttgattttgatacataaaatggtggagaaacaccaggaagttgaataaatctcataggagttgggattaagaaattatcccactttctaatcaggtgattccagtttctcagtttgggaataggacagcttctccgtcgttccaatcaaaccaggatgaatcactttgtaagaagcttgatttggatacataaagtgttggataatcaccaggaagttgaataaatctcataggagttgggatgaagaagttatcccactttcaaatcaggtgattccagtttcccagtttgggaataggacagcttcttcgtctatccaatcaaaccaggatgaatcactttgtaagaagcttgattttgatacataaaatggtggggaaacaccaggcagttgaataaatctcataggagttgggatgaagaagttatcccactttctaatcaggtgattccagtttctcagtttgggaataggacagcttcttcgtcgttccaatcaaaccaggatgagtcactttgtaagaagcttgattttgatacataaaatggtggagaaacaccaggaagttgaataaatctcataggagttgggatgaagaagttatcccactttcaaatcaggtgattccagtttcccagtttgggaataggacagcttcttcgtcgttccaatcaaaccatgatgaatcactttgtaagaagctttattttgatacataaaatggtggagaatcaccaggaagttgaataaatctcataggagttgggatgaagaagttatcccactttctaatcaggtgattccagtttcccagtttgggaataggacaggttcttcgtcgttccaatcaaaccaggatgaatcactttgtaagaagcttgatttggatacataaaatggtggggaaacaccaggaagttgaataaatctcataggagttgggatgaagaagttatcccactttcaaatcaggtgattccagtttcccagtttgggaataggacagcttcttcgtcgttccaatcaaaccatgatgaatcactttgtaagaagcttgattttgatacataaagggttggagaaacaccaggaagttgaataaatctcataggagttgggatgaagaagttatcccactttcaaatcaggtgattccagtttcccagtttgggaataggacagcttcttcgtcgttccaataacaccaggatgagtcactttgtaagaagcttgattttgatacataaaatggtggagaaacaccaggaacactacaagaaatatggcTATTGGTAGCAGTTCACGGTAGCACGAATTCTCAAACTGCTACCAAAAATGGTGTAATCCGATACCCATCTTTTTCATAGCGTTAGTTCCTCGCTAGCGATAAATTTAATCCAggaaaaaattaacaaaaaatacagTAAAACAGAGTAAAGTGTTGTCGCGATGCAAAAGACTTGGGTTTAGTTTTAACCTTTTCCGCCTCTCCTTCACTCTTCACATAGAAACCatcgaagaaaaaaaatgattgggAAGCCCAATCTCTCCGATTTTTGATCGATCTTCGTGTCTGAACGGTGTTGTTTTCGCCAGCGGTCAGATTCCCGGTGAACCCATATTCGATTTTGTCTGTAATTCCTTTGATTTATCTGATTTCTCAGATGAATTCCTTTGATTTGTTTCAGCTTTTACAATTTCGAGTTCACCGAAGATTAGGAGGAGAGAAGTCAGGTTACAGAATCACGAGAAGTCAGGTGGTAATCAATTCCGTTTTGCATTTGATATCGTCATGGGCGAACACGATTGTTCCTTTCTCGACTGAAGCTTTGAGTGttcctttctcttctcttttgctTTGCAGGTTTTAGGTTTTGATTGTTCCTTTCTCGAGTGAAGCTAGTGGAGTTGAAATCCGAAGGATCTTATTGATCAGGTGATTCTTTTTCAGCCAAATAGAAGTcgtttcttgttgatcattttgAATGACTGAAGAGGATGTATCTGATTGAATCGTTGATTGTTTATGTGTTCCTCTGTGAATGTCATTGTGTCTGTTTGGTGTATGTTTGACATAATCTTATGgctttgtttgattttgttggTCTATCGGTTAGAAACTTAGAACATAAAATGGTCGAAAAGTCATGGGTTCATCTAAACAGGTAaggaaaaacaatatatattataggaACTGAATTTTTGTGTGTGATTAAGAGTGTTGAAATTATGCTTTCATGTGTCTAAACCGAAGAGCTGATCCTGGTTATGAGAGTGGTGCGTGGGAATTTGTGAGGTGTGTTGGTGCAGATTTGCGAGAGTCTGAGTTGATCATTTGCCCATGTATTGATTGTCGCAACGTAGCTCGTCACTCAGCCAGTGTTATTGTGGATCATCTAGTAACAAGAGGAATGGATTTGAGTTACAAGATGAGGGAGGATTGGTATCACCATGGAGAAGTAATGTCAGGGACTGACAGTAGAAGCAATGGAAGTGAGAAGAGGAATGAGATTTTAGGGTTATACCAAGCAGCTGCCTTTGTTGATGAAGAGTTTCTTAGGCATGGTGACTTAAGTGAGGTTGCTGAAGGTGAAGATAAGGCAGAAGATGAGTTTCTTGCTAAGCTAGCCGATGCAGAAACACCTCTGTATCCAAGTTGTGCTAACCACAGCAAGCTCTCTGCAATTGTTTCACTCTTTAGGATAAAGACACAGAGTGGTTGGTCTGATAGAAGCTTCGATCTGCTGCTTGAGACTTTGCCACAGAtgctacccgaggataatgtctTGCACACGTCCTTGTACGAAGTGAAGAGGTTTTTGAGATCTTTTGATATGGGTTATGAGAAGATACACGCCTGTGTGAATGACTGCTGTCTATTCAGAAAGGAGTTTGAGAAGCTAGACAAATGTCCGAAATGCAATGCTTCAAGATGGAAGATTAACTTGCGCACAGGTGATGTGAAGAAAGGTATTCCACAGAAAGTTCTAAGGTATTTTCCCATAATCCCACGGCTGAAGAGGATGTTCAGGTCAGAGGACATGTCAAAGGACTTGAGGTGGCATTTTACTAATAAGAGCACTGATGGAAAAAGCAGACATCCGGTTGATTCTGTTACTTGGAATCAAATGAATGACAGATACCCTTCATTTGCCGCTGAAGAAAGAAATCTTCGGCTTGGGCTGTCCACAGATGGGTTCAATCCTTTCAACATGAAGAATGTGAACTACAGCTGTTGGCCTGTTTTGCTTGTCATTTACAACATGTCACCTGAAAAGTGTATGAAGGAGGAGAACATCATGTTGTCGTTGCTGATTCCTGGTCCAAGCCAACCTGGTAACAATATTGATGTGTACTTAGAACCGCTTATAGAGGATCTAAACCACCTGTGGGAAAAGGAGAGTCAACGTATGATGCAGTCAACCACACCACTTTCACATTAAGAGCTATGCTTCTCTGGACTATTCaggattttccagcatatgggaATCTTGCAGGCTGCAAAGTAAAGGGCAAAATGGGTTGTCCTGTGTGTGGAAAAAACACAGACAGTATGTGGTTGAGTAACTGCAGGAAGCACGTTTATATGTCCCATCGGAAAGGTCTTCCTCCCACACATCCTTATAGAGGAAAGAA
It includes:
- the LOC125597241 gene encoding uncharacterized protein LOC125597241, with the protein product MCLNRRADPGYESGAWEFVRCVGADLRESELIICPCIDCRNVARHSASVIVDHLVTRGMDLSYKMREDWYHHGEVMSGTDSRSNGSEKRNEILGLYQAAAFVDEEFLRHGDLSEVAEGEDKAEDEFLAKLADAETPLYPSCANHSKLSAIVSLFRIKTQSGWSDRSFDLLLETLPQMLPEDNVLHTSLYEVKRFLRSFDMGYEKIHACVNDCCLFRKEFEKLDKCPKCNASRWKINLRTGDVKKGIPQKVLRYFPIIPRLKRMFRSEDMSKDLRWHFTNKSTDGKSRHPVDSVTWNQMNDRYPSFAAEERNLRLGLSTDGFNPFNMKNVNYSCWPVLLVIYNMSPEKCMKEENIMLSLLIPGPSQPGNNIDVYLEPLIEDLNHLWEKESQRMMQSTTPLSH